The sequence below is a genomic window from Streptococcus oralis.
TTGAAGCTCAGGTCATTTCTTAGTCCTTTTTAATCTGATAATAAATAAGATCCGCAACGTAGTCTTTTCTCTCCACACCATTGGTAATGGTTTTTAGATAAGACATTCCCGCTTTTTCCATGACACGGCCTGAAGCTGGGTTGAGACTGGCGTAACGAGCTCTGACTTTTTGAAAGCCTGCTTGAGTAAAACAAAAGTCTAACACAGCTTTCAAGGCCTCCGTCATCGTACCACGACCCCAATAATTTTTTCCTAAAATATACCCAATTTCACAACTTAAATCTTCCTCGTGCGTTGCAACGATGCTGATATCTCCTATCACTTGCTCTGGGTTTTCTTTGAGACAAATGGCCCATTTGTAATAGTTGGGATTGGTATAGGATGCAACCCAATTTCGAATCGAGTTTCGAGTCACCTCAAGATTCGGATGGGGATCCCAGGTGACATAGGTCAAATTCTCAGCAGATGAAGCCCAATTTTGAAACATGGCTTCTGCATCACTCTCCACAAATCTTCTCAAAATCAAACGTTCTGTCTGTAACATTTGCGTACCGATTGCTTTCATGGCGCCATCTCGCTTTCTGATATATGGTTCTCTGTCAAATCTCCATTGAAACTTGTTTTTGCTTTCGAATCTCAATGCTCAAGCTAAAAATATCCACTGGGCCTCCTCGTTTTCCTGTTTCTAGACTCGGGGTAAAAACCTCCACTGGAGGTTTTTACTCCCAAAAGTCATCAAATACAGTGATTGGTAGGTGGCGTTTGTGTTGGCCTTTATGCCACCAGTTTTCGATAGTCGCTTGGGCTTCTGGACTGATTGTTTTGCCTTCAAGGTAGTCATCAATTTCATTGTAAGTGACTCCCAAGGCTACTTCGTCTGCAATACCTGGTTTGTCTTCTTCCAAATCTGCTGTTGGGATTTTTTCATAAAGGGCTGGGTCTGCACCAAGTTCCTTCAAGAGTTGTTTCCCTTGACGTTTATTGAGGCGATAAAGAGGGAGAATATCTGCACCACCGTCACCAAACTTGGTAAAGAAACCTGTGATATTTTCCGCAGCATGGTCTGTTCCAATGACCGCTCCGCTATGGGCACCCGCAAGGGCATATTGGGCAATCATACGACTACGAGCTTTAATATTCCCCTTGTTGAAGTCTGAAACAGGACTTCCTGTCGCTTCGACTGCAGCTGTCATAGCATCAGCTGATTCCTTGATATTCACAACCAAGCTGACATCCGGCTGGATGAAAGCGAGGGCTTTTTGAGCATCTGCTTCATCAGCCTGCACTCCATATGGCAGGCGAACAGCGATAAATTGGTAGCTGTCATCTCCTGTCTCTGCTCGCATTTCTTCCATCGCTAATTGCGCCAAGCGCCCTGCCAAGGTTGAGTCTTGTCCTCCAGAAATCCCTAGTACAAAGGTTTTAAGGAAGGGGTGTTTTTTCAAGTATCTTTTTAAGAAATCAATCGAAAGACGAATTTCTTCCTGGGCATCAATCACTGGTTTGACGCCCAATTGCTGGATAATGGTCTCTTGCAAACTCATTCTTCTTCTCCTTCACCAAGGGCTTCTTTGCGCATCTTGTCAATCAAGTCCATTTTGTCCTGCCAAATATCACGCGCCAAATCTACTGGGTAATGTTGCGGATTGAGAACACGTTTGTACTCGTCCCAAAGCTTGTCAAATTCCTTACGGGCATAATCCTGAATGTCAGTCAAACTAGGCAAGTTGTAAACTAATGTTCCTTCTTTGAAAATATCCACCAAGAGAGGAACGGCATCAAAATTACGAACGGTCTTTTTGATGTAGGTATAAGTTGGATGGAACATCTTGATTTCTGTCATGCCACTCACATCCACACCATCATAAGTGATGTAGTCGCCTTCTGACTTGCCTTTTTCACGACTGGTAATGCGCCATACCTGCTTCTTACCTGGCGTTGACACTTTTTCCGCATTATTAGACAGTTTGATGGTATTGCGCATCTGACCATTCTCATCTTCGATAGCTACAATCTTATAAACTGCACCAAGAGCAGGCTGGTCATAGGCAGTAATCAGCTTGGTTCCCACACCCCAGACATCAATCTTAGCCTTTTGCATCTTGAGGTTGAGGATAGTATTTTCATCTAGGTCATTAGAAGCATAAATCTTAGCCTCTGTAAATCCAGCCTCGTCCAGTTGCTGACGGACTATCTTGGAAATGTAGGCAATATCCCCAGAGTCAATCCGCACACCCATAAAGTTAATCTGATCACCCAACTCACGCGCTACCTGAATGGCAGCTGGCACACCGATACGAAGTGTATCGTAAGTATCTACTAAAAAGACACAGTCACGATGGGTTGACGCATAAGCCTTGAAGGCTTCATAATCGTTTCCATAAACCTGTACCAAGGCATGGGCGTGGGTTCCTAGGACGGGAATTCCAAAGAGTTTCCCTGCTCGCACGTTGCTGGTTCCATTGGCGCCACCAATCACGGCTGCGCGTGTTCCCCAGATAGCTGCATCCATTTCTTGCGCACGACGTGTCCCAAACTCCATCAAGGGTTCATCCTCAATGACCGAACGAATACGTGCTGCCTTGGTCGCTATCAAGGTTTGAAAGTTAACGATGTTCAAAAGGGCCGTTTCAACCAGCTGACACTGAGCCAGTGGACCTTCTACCTGCACAATTGGTTCATTGGCAAAAACCAAATCCCCTTCCTGAGCAGAACGAACCGTCAACTCCAACTTGAAATTGCGGAGGTAATCTAAGAACGCCCCATGATAGCCAAGCGACTCTAAGTAGTCGATATCACTATCTGAAAAGCGCAAGTCTTTAAGATAATGTACAATTCTTTCCAAACCAGCGAAAACTGCATAACCGTTCTGAAAAGGTTGCTGGCGGAAATAAACTTCAAAGACCGCCTTTTTATTGTGAATCCCTTGGTCAAAGTAAACTTGCATCATATTGATCTGGTACAAGTCCGTGTGCAATGTCAAACTATCATCTGGATACATCTGTTTTCCTTCTTCCTACTTTACAAAGGTATGAACGTATTCTACCACTTTCACACCATCCGATAAATTAGTACTATTATAACACATTTTACCGAGATTGATAAAAAGATAACAAGCTATTCTCCGTTCTCCAGTTCATCCATATCTTGCTCAAACTTTTTTTGAGCCCATTCGCCATAACTTTTAAGGCCGAGATTGCCGATAAAAACCCAAGGAAGGTAAATCAGATAAGTAATGACCCAAGCAGACAAATATTTAACGTTCAAAGGATTGTGCTGATAAATTTCGATATTGAATTGATAATTCTGCAACATCAAAAGAGTCGTAATAGCGAGAGTTATCAGCAAACACCCTATAATTGTAAAATGAAAACGACTATAGTAGTTCACACCCAAATCTCGAGCACGGCCGAAAAAGTAAGAAGTTCCAATAATGATAATAATGAGAATCATTCTCGGATTAAAAAGACTTGGTGCTAATACTGTAATCATATAAGATAAAAGCAAGAAAGCTATAGAGATATAGAAACTTTCAGCTCCCGCTTTATTCATCAGTTGTTCTTCTCTTTCGTCTAGTAATTGATAATAAAAAAATCTATTTTTCATCTTCTTCCTCCCAAACTTGCTGATTTCTGCGATTCAAGTATAGGATAACTCTATCCATAGAATAACTCCCAACGAGATAGATGATAACTGCTAGAACCACTTTTAGGGAGTACTTCCAAGTCAATAGATTGACTAGTTCCTCGCGATTGCCTACGATATCAATCAATAAAACCACTATAGAAAATACCAAAGCAGATAAAATTCTTTCTTTTCCAGTATTCTCAACAATATCTCGAATGTCAATTCCAACATACATGCGGCGAATAATGGCATACAAGCCAACTCCGAACAATAAAAGTAATTCTGGCAAATAGGA
It includes:
- the nadE gene encoding ammonia-dependent NAD(+) synthetase, with amino-acid sequence MSLQETIIQQLGVKPVIDAQEEIRLSIDFLKRYLKKHPFLKTFVLGISGGQDSTLAGRLAQLAMEEMRAETGDDSYQFIAVRLPYGVQADEADAQKALAFIQPDVSLVVNIKESADAMTAAVEATGSPVSDFNKGNIKARSRMIAQYALAGAHSGAVIGTDHAAENITGFFTKFGDGGADILPLYRLNKRQGKQLLKELGADPALYEKIPTADLEEDKPGIADEVALGVTYNEIDDYLEGKTISPEAQATIENWWHKGQHKRHLPITVFDDFWE
- a CDS encoding GNAT family N-acetyltransferase, whose product is MKAIGTQMLQTERLILRRFVESDAEAMFQNWASSAENLTYVTWDPHPNLEVTRNSIRNWVASYTNPNYYKWAICLKENPEQVIGDISIVATHEEDLSCEIGYILGKNYWGRGTMTEALKAVLDFCFTQAGFQKVRARYASLNPASGRVMEKAGMSYLKTITNGVERKDYVADLIYYQIKKD
- a CDS encoding nicotinate phosphoribosyltransferase, producing MYPDDSLTLHTDLYQINMMQVYFDQGIHNKKAVFEVYFRQQPFQNGYAVFAGLERIVHYLKDLRFSDSDIDYLESLGYHGAFLDYLRNFKLELTVRSAQEGDLVFANEPIVQVEGPLAQCQLVETALLNIVNFQTLIATKAARIRSVIEDEPLMEFGTRRAQEMDAAIWGTRAAVIGGANGTSNVRAGKLFGIPVLGTHAHALVQVYGNDYEAFKAYASTHRDCVFLVDTYDTLRIGVPAAIQVARELGDQINFMGVRIDSGDIAYISKIVRQQLDEAGFTEAKIYASNDLDENTILNLKMQKAKIDVWGVGTKLITAYDQPALGAVYKIVAIEDENGQMRNTIKLSNNAEKVSTPGKKQVWRITSREKGKSEGDYITYDGVDVSGMTEIKMFHPTYTYIKKTVRNFDAVPLLVDIFKEGTLVYNLPSLTDIQDYARKEFDKLWDEYKRVLNPQHYPVDLARDIWQDKMDLIDKMRKEALGEGEEE
- a CDS encoding DUF6773 family protein; this translates as MKNRFFYYQLLDEREEQLMNKAGAESFYISIAFLLLSYMITVLAPSLFNPRMILIIIIIGTSYFFGRARDLGVNYYSRFHFTIIGCLLITLAITTLLMLQNYQFNIEIYQHNPLNVKYLSAWVITYLIYLPWVFIGNLGLKSYGEWAQKKFEQDMDELENGE
- a CDS encoding DUF6773 family protein, giving the protein MKNRKKLVIKDERTEKLDGKISGEILLGMCLFLALEIFAKVYIFNLTLLSYLPELLLLFGVGLYAIIRRMYVGIDIRDIVENTGKERILSALVFSIVVLLIDIVGNREELVNLLTWKYSLKVVLAVIIYLVGSYSMDRVILYLNRRNQQVWEEEDEK